From a single Luteolibacter flavescens genomic region:
- a CDS encoding FUSC family protein: MPLIAGRDLREASGMPVTGPKEFFQGILERESLRPDLNRAIRGTVAFMVPLCVALFGGIPVDLVFPCIAAHTIALVDVRGAYSLRLGLLLAMSAVLAIATALGVLGMESLPLAVLGCVLVSLAGGLWRHLSSEHGPGLAIGTGLMFLISLSPHTTRPDAIHPALGALAGGLFGVLLQVLGWPFHPQHPLRRTVAESWLALADLLDALAMEGEGRHEAIVHRQADLRTTLNQTQAVLAEANALPGKLPYHLERLNLAAARLTLRVIVLNTSLEAAMTRGASSSSAPLAAGFAPVLASLSNSARMVALAVVSRQASHLAAFEVRLARLENLLAVLRSQIRSRLGDDAAGGQLDDILRQIEEQLPALREALGATLDRASERGAFSLELFDLHTLTLRPLAASLNLRGRIDPALVRHTARMVVLVAAGVIVFKVLEIPHGYWLPFSMIVVLQPDFGSTRKRAAERMLGTLAGGIIASSVLWLHPPLGVLLAAVAVTIALFSYYVKRSYGIAVIFITLNVVLLLEAHQTVTLAITLERLGCTLAGGSLALIAALIFWPVWERQRFPEIMGKALGANLGYLREVVMRLEDGRPHDEELLQHRRTAESANSEVFSSLRRMTADPRSRRDGLEQAAALANGNQRVTNALSVVTVHLNDQRTRHPELLARFLGICTEGFGALQPGAAGLDAALASLEAFTLPEIDADHRDATRFREPWVYPQLARIVTELAAMLLAAKGRVP, translated from the coding sequence TTGCCGTTGATCGCCGGGCGGGATCTCCGCGAGGCTTCCGGCATGCCGGTCACCGGCCCAAAGGAATTCTTCCAAGGCATCCTGGAGCGTGAATCGCTGCGGCCGGACCTGAACCGCGCGATCCGCGGGACGGTGGCATTCATGGTGCCGCTGTGTGTCGCGCTCTTCGGCGGCATCCCGGTGGATCTGGTCTTCCCGTGCATCGCCGCGCACACCATCGCGCTGGTGGATGTCCGCGGGGCATACTCGCTGCGGCTGGGCCTGCTGCTCGCGATGAGCGCGGTGCTGGCCATCGCGACCGCGCTGGGGGTGCTGGGCATGGAGAGCCTGCCGCTCGCGGTGCTGGGCTGCGTGCTGGTGAGCCTGGCGGGCGGGCTGTGGCGTCACCTGAGCAGCGAGCACGGGCCGGGGCTGGCGATCGGCACCGGCCTCATGTTCCTCATCTCGCTCTCGCCGCACACCACCCGGCCGGATGCGATCCATCCCGCGCTCGGTGCCTTGGCGGGCGGGCTCTTCGGCGTGCTGCTGCAGGTGCTCGGCTGGCCATTCCACCCGCAGCATCCGCTGCGCCGCACGGTGGCGGAGAGCTGGCTCGCGCTGGCGGACCTGCTCGATGCGCTGGCGATGGAGGGAGAGGGGCGGCACGAGGCGATCGTGCACCGGCAGGCCGATCTGCGGACCACGCTGAATCAGACGCAGGCGGTGCTCGCGGAAGCGAATGCGTTGCCCGGAAAGCTGCCGTATCACCTGGAGCGGCTGAATCTCGCCGCAGCGCGCCTGACGCTGCGGGTGATCGTGCTGAATACCTCGCTGGAGGCGGCGATGACGCGCGGTGCCTCGTCTTCCTCCGCGCCGCTCGCCGCGGGATTCGCGCCCGTGCTGGCATCGCTGTCGAATTCCGCGCGCATGGTGGCGCTCGCCGTGGTGTCGCGGCAGGCGTCGCACCTCGCGGCATTCGAAGTGCGGCTCGCGCGTCTGGAGAATCTGCTCGCGGTGCTGCGTTCGCAGATCCGGTCGCGTCTCGGCGATGATGCGGCGGGCGGACAGCTCGACGACATCCTGCGGCAGATCGAGGAGCAATTGCCCGCGCTCCGCGAGGCGCTGGGCGCGACGCTCGACCGGGCGAGCGAGCGCGGGGCATTCTCGCTGGAGCTCTTCGATCTCCACACCCTCACGTTGCGGCCGCTCGCCGCGTCGCTGAACCTGCGGGGCAGGATCGATCCCGCGCTCGTGCGCCACACCGCGCGCATGGTGGTGCTGGTGGCAGCGGGGGTGATCGTCTTCAAGGTGCTGGAGATCCCGCACGGCTACTGGCTGCCCTTCTCGATGATCGTGGTCTTGCAGCCGGACTTCGGCTCGACGCGGAAGCGCGCCGCGGAGCGCATGCTGGGCACGCTGGCGGGCGGCATCATCGCGAGCAGCGTGCTGTGGCTGCATCCGCCGCTCGGCGTGCTGCTCGCCGCGGTGGCGGTGACCATCGCGCTCTTCTCCTACTACGTGAAGCGTAGTTACGGCATCGCGGTGATCTTCATCACGCTGAATGTGGTGCTGCTGCTGGAGGCACATCAGACGGTGACGCTGGCGATCACGCTGGAGCGGCTGGGCTGCACGCTGGCGGGCGGGTCGCTGGCACTCATCGCCGCGCTGATCTTCTGGCCGGTGTGGGAGCGGCAGCGCTTCCCGGAGATCATGGGGAAGGCGCTGGGGGCGAACCTCGGCTACCTGCGCGAGGTGGTCATGCGCTTGGAAGACGGGCGTCCGCATGACGAGGAGCTGCTGCAACACCGGCGCACCGCGGAGTCGGCGAATAGCGAGGTCTTCTCCTCGCTGCGCCGCATGACCGCCGACCCGAGAAGCCGTCGCGATGGGCTGGAGCAGGCGGCCGCGCTGGCGAATGGGAACCAGCGCGTGACCAATGCGCTGTCCGTGGTGACGGTGCATCTGAATGACCAGCGCACGCGCCATCCCGAGCTGCTCGCGCGCTTCCTCGGGATCTGCACGGAGGGCTTTGGCGCTCTGCAGCCGGGAGCGGCGGGACTGGATGCCGCGCTCGCTTCCCTGGAGGCCTTCACGCTGCCGGAGATCGATGCCGACCATCGCGATGCCACGCGTTTCCGCGAGCCATGGGTGTATCCGCAGCTCGCCCGCATCGTCACGGAGCTGGCGGCGATGCTGCTGGCGGCGAAGGGCCGCGTGCCGTGA
- a CDS encoding sulfatase family protein, which produces MTAPRILLALLAIGALAQAAPPNIVFILADDMGYGDPRHAGGKAPTPHIDRLAAEGMRFTDAHTSSSVCTPTRYGLMTGRYNWRSTLKQGVLQGNSQPLLEKDRTTVAEFLKYEGYSTSVVGKWHLGLGWSRLPRNRKADSGPTEGTGWGLDYRGKLPRGPLAEGFDESFIIPASLDMGPFLYLRDDKPTAIPSVTKTWLRPGAAAADFEAVKCLPDFARESRDFIRRSAEAKDKPFFLYLPLTSPHTPIVPGAEWKGKSGIGDYGDFLMETDWVVGEVLAELEAQGVARHTLVIFTSDNGFAPYADLKAQLEKGHKPLGDLRGTKADIFEGGHRVPFLVRWPEVVKAGGTSSATICLNDFFATAADAVGKLSSIAPTAAEDSFSLMPLLKGEGGYARGFTIHHSAKGAFAIRQGSWKLCLCPDSGGWSDPKPDSAEAKELYPVQLYDLEKDPAEKVNLAEKEPERVKEMAALLAKAIREGRTTPGPKQENDGEAIVFPERVRGLLPVLGE; this is translated from the coding sequence ATGACAGCTCCCCGCATTCTCCTCGCGCTGCTGGCGATCGGCGCGTTGGCGCAGGCCGCGCCGCCGAACATCGTCTTCATCCTCGCCGATGACATGGGCTACGGAGACCCGCGGCATGCGGGCGGGAAGGCACCCACGCCCCACATCGACCGGCTCGCGGCGGAGGGCATGCGCTTCACCGACGCGCACACGTCCTCGTCCGTCTGCACGCCCACGCGCTACGGGCTGATGACGGGCCGCTACAACTGGCGCTCCACGCTGAAGCAGGGAGTGCTGCAGGGGAACAGCCAGCCGCTGCTGGAGAAGGACCGCACGACCGTCGCGGAATTCCTGAAGTACGAAGGATATAGTACTTCGGTGGTCGGCAAGTGGCACCTGGGGCTCGGCTGGTCGCGGCTGCCGCGGAACCGCAAGGCGGACAGCGGCCCGACCGAGGGCACGGGATGGGGGCTGGACTATCGCGGGAAGCTGCCGCGCGGCCCGCTGGCGGAGGGCTTTGACGAGAGCTTCATCATCCCGGCGTCGCTGGACATGGGGCCCTTCCTCTACCTGCGGGATGACAAGCCGACGGCCATCCCGAGCGTGACGAAGACGTGGCTGCGGCCGGGTGCGGCGGCGGCGGACTTCGAGGCGGTGAAGTGCCTGCCGGATTTCGCGCGGGAGTCGCGGGACTTCATCCGCCGCAGCGCGGAGGCAAAGGACAAGCCCTTCTTCCTCTACCTGCCGCTGACGAGCCCGCACACGCCCATCGTGCCCGGCGCGGAGTGGAAGGGGAAATCCGGCATCGGCGACTATGGCGATTTCCTTATGGAGACGGATTGGGTGGTCGGCGAGGTGCTCGCGGAGCTGGAGGCGCAGGGCGTGGCGAGGCACACGCTGGTGATCTTCACGTCCGACAATGGCTTCGCGCCCTATGCGGACCTGAAGGCGCAGCTCGAGAAGGGCCACAAGCCGCTGGGTGACCTGCGCGGGACGAAGGCGGACATCTTCGAGGGCGGGCATCGCGTGCCCTTCCTGGTGCGCTGGCCGGAGGTGGTGAAGGCGGGCGGGACTTCCTCCGCGACCATCTGTCTGAATGACTTCTTCGCCACTGCGGCGGATGCTGTCGGGAAGCTCTCAAGCATCGCGCCGACCGCGGCGGAGGATAGCTTTTCGCTGATGCCTTTGCTGAAGGGCGAGGGTGGATATGCGAGGGGCTTCACCATTCATCATTCGGCGAAGGGGGCCTTCGCGATCCGGCAGGGGAGCTGGAAGCTCTGCCTGTGCCCGGACTCCGGCGGGTGGTCGGACCCGAAGCCGGACTCGGCGGAGGCAAAGGAGCTCTATCCGGTGCAGCTCTACGATCTGGAGAAGGATCCGGCGGAGAAGGTGAACCTCGCGGAGAAGGAACCGGAACGGGTGAAGGAGATGGCCGCGCTGCTTGCCAAGGCGATCCGGGAAGGACGCACGACGCCAGGGCCGAAGCAGGAGAACGATGGCGAGGCGATCGTGTTTCCGGAGCGGGTGCGGGGGTTGTTGCCGGTGCTGGGGGAGTAG
- a CDS encoding beta strand repeat-containing protein, with the protein MKSRLPLSTTDSRLPLYVASLAGCLATTTSLHALDYTWTGATSNVSNLPANWNVAGAPATAAPGVADNILIDTSTPNPTNVPAGNWSRQGAGTTTISGTGIVNVITGSGRFLNNGVFNLSGGQLNQTGEYFIVANPSTTGVFNHTGGTLNSTTTRGFFISDGGGALGSTYNLAGGTMNVISTATGNSSADDRRLRSVWFGKGGENLVASGVTGDTFRITSGTATFTKTHATAASDILVSRNSAILLEGGNVTFDKYNEVRLGFGTTNLGTTASGANNNRLSISGGTLNITGGTNVRVGYADAGLLQMSGGELNLAGTINVGIVGTTGTLAMTGGTVNVTTPGTHVIGGGSNGNATVSLSGNSVFSAPTSKWKTGDFGGNANGGVSSISLTDNAALTLKELTVAHIGRGANTTSEPPVPAAEASFTMGGTSSLTVSDFITIGRDDNTAQSGIIGSLNLNGGTLSTQYIVKGSDTSTAAKNMVNANGGTIKALVEQPDFFKLSTNVAGRVYVNVQDGGLNFDTNGFNVGIQTPLNGTGVLTKSGAGTLNLAANTSTLGGAQVNAGTLQVTTGNSLPGPVNVASGAALAVNGSPSAEWRIKDLNLSGGSSISINNLDVYNGISPAIYTTDSLNPTGTVSLNINGVFGVNDFPLIAYPEGGSIGGAGLSAFQLGTLPRSIVANLVDDTVNHALTLRVTAVNPLVWRGNSGNVWDVNTTTNWSLLSATEKYLNGDVVLFNDTVTGGPEVSVVLDAAVTPQSVTFSNESKNYTLSGTGSIGGNAPIRHLGGSKVTLLTQNPTTGTTTVDYGTMQFGNGTVSGSVGGNLMNSGTMIFHPAETTTFPGSIDGYGTFIKNGPATLILTPATNTSGGEFKVNEGTVQFGNGISNGLFGNMQLDLAAGTTLRVNQAVNAATGTMPTSIRGAGDLVISPTQSIVTGNLTLSEEFTGIVRVEKGRVDARLGEASFGGASKVQVLSGAQLLAFTSTDPYNQPVEIAGTGSGEPGFPGALRLAGNATATWSGSVTLTAPATIMAQFNSNFTISGPITGDHQAEFNANTGTVIVNPTTPGQNTYASTKVTGASTSYVTAGKAQAFSTGPLVVDSAILKLDGYNQSFASLAGAGGAIGNYHASTPATITVGSGNASTSYAGVIRDGAAAPLALVKVGTGTQTLTAATAYTGNTTVSEGKLVLAASALADTSTVTIATGAVLELTADVDDVVGALVLGGTNVGPGTYDTTHPTYGAYFSGPGSLVIEGVAGFDAWAASMGLDGTPGKENGPNDDPDHDGIANVIEFFLDGNPLAGDRSILPASTLDANYLTLTFRRRDDASTSVASQAIQYGSTLNGWTDVVLGTTGGTDANGVIVTIADNGTAADDITVQIPRALAVGNKLFGRLSVTK; encoded by the coding sequence ATGAAATCAAGATTGCCTCTATCCACCACAGATAGCCGTCTCCCGCTGTACGTCGCCTCCCTCGCGGGGTGCCTCGCCACCACCACCAGCCTCCACGCCCTGGACTACACGTGGACCGGTGCCACGAGCAATGTCTCCAACTTGCCTGCCAACTGGAATGTCGCAGGCGCACCCGCCACCGCCGCACCCGGCGTCGCGGATAATATCCTCATCGACACCAGCACGCCGAATCCGACCAACGTCCCCGCCGGCAACTGGAGCCGCCAGGGCGCCGGCACCACCACGATCTCCGGCACCGGCATCGTCAATGTGATCACGGGATCGGGCCGTTTCCTGAACAACGGCGTCTTCAACCTGAGCGGCGGCCAGCTCAACCAGACCGGTGAATACTTCATCGTGGCCAATCCGTCCACGACCGGAGTTTTCAACCACACGGGAGGAACCCTCAATTCCACCACCACCCGCGGCTTCTTCATCTCCGACGGCGGAGGCGCCCTCGGCTCCACCTACAATCTCGCAGGTGGCACGATGAACGTCATCTCCACCGCCACCGGAAACTCCTCCGCCGACGACCGCCGTCTGCGCAGCGTCTGGTTCGGCAAGGGTGGCGAGAACTTGGTCGCATCCGGCGTCACCGGTGACACCTTCCGCATCACCAGCGGCACGGCCACCTTCACGAAGACCCACGCGACCGCCGCTTCGGACATCCTGGTCTCGCGGAACTCCGCCATCCTGCTGGAAGGCGGCAACGTCACCTTCGACAAGTACAACGAGGTCCGCCTGGGCTTCGGCACCACGAACCTCGGCACCACGGCATCGGGCGCGAACAACAACCGCCTCTCCATCAGCGGCGGCACGCTCAATATCACCGGCGGCACGAATGTCCGCGTCGGCTACGCCGATGCCGGCCTGCTCCAGATGAGCGGCGGCGAACTCAACCTCGCCGGCACCATCAACGTCGGCATCGTGGGCACCACCGGCACGCTCGCCATGACCGGCGGCACCGTCAACGTGACGACCCCGGGCACCCACGTCATCGGTGGCGGCTCGAATGGCAATGCCACCGTCAGCCTCTCCGGCAACAGCGTTTTCTCCGCACCGACTTCCAAGTGGAAGACCGGTGACTTCGGCGGCAACGCGAATGGCGGCGTCTCGAGCATCTCGCTCACGGACAATGCCGCGCTGACCCTGAAGGAACTCACCGTCGCTCACATCGGCCGCGGCGCGAACACCACCTCCGAGCCGCCGGTGCCTGCTGCCGAGGCCTCCTTCACCATGGGCGGCACCTCTTCGCTCACGGTCAGTGATTTCATCACTATCGGCCGCGATGACAATACCGCCCAGTCCGGCATCATCGGCTCGCTGAACCTGAACGGCGGCACCCTCTCGACCCAATACATCGTCAAGGGCAGCGACACCTCGACCGCCGCGAAGAACATGGTCAATGCCAACGGCGGCACCATCAAGGCGCTCGTCGAGCAGCCCGACTTCTTCAAGCTCAGCACCAACGTGGCGGGCCGCGTTTACGTGAACGTCCAGGACGGCGGCCTGAACTTCGACACGAACGGCTTCAACGTCGGCATCCAGACCCCGCTCAATGGAACGGGCGTCCTGACGAAGAGCGGCGCGGGCACGCTCAACCTCGCGGCCAATACCTCCACCCTCGGCGGCGCGCAGGTCAATGCAGGCACGCTCCAGGTGACCACCGGCAACTCGCTGCCGGGACCGGTCAACGTGGCCTCCGGTGCCGCACTGGCCGTGAATGGAAGCCCCTCCGCGGAATGGCGGATCAAGGACCTGAACCTCTCCGGTGGCTCCAGCATCTCCATCAACAACCTCGACGTGTACAACGGCATCAGCCCCGCGATCTACACGACGGACAGCCTCAACCCGACCGGCACGGTCTCTCTGAACATCAATGGTGTTTTCGGCGTCAATGACTTCCCGCTGATCGCCTACCCGGAAGGTGGCTCGATCGGTGGCGCAGGACTGTCGGCCTTCCAGCTCGGCACGCTGCCGCGCAGCATCGTGGCAAACCTGGTGGATGACACCGTCAACCACGCCCTGACCCTGCGCGTCACCGCCGTGAACCCGCTCGTCTGGCGCGGCAACTCCGGCAATGTCTGGGACGTCAACACCACCACCAACTGGAGCCTGCTCTCCGCCACGGAGAAGTATCTCAATGGCGACGTGGTGCTCTTCAACGACACCGTCACCGGCGGCCCCGAGGTCAGCGTGGTGCTCGATGCCGCCGTGACCCCGCAGAGCGTCACCTTCTCCAACGAGAGCAAGAACTACACCCTGAGCGGCACCGGATCGATCGGCGGCAATGCCCCGATCCGCCACCTGGGCGGCAGCAAGGTGACCCTGCTCACGCAGAATCCCACCACCGGCACCACCACCGTGGACTACGGGACGATGCAGTTCGGCAATGGCACCGTCAGCGGCAGCGTCGGCGGCAACCTGATGAACAGTGGCACGATGATCTTCCACCCGGCCGAGACCACCACCTTCCCGGGCTCGATCGACGGATACGGCACCTTCATCAAGAACGGCCCGGCCACCCTGATCCTCACCCCGGCCACCAACACGTCGGGCGGAGAGTTCAAAGTCAATGAAGGCACCGTCCAATTCGGCAACGGGATCTCCAACGGCCTCTTCGGCAACATGCAGCTCGATCTGGCTGCCGGAACCACCCTGCGGGTGAACCAGGCGGTCAATGCGGCGACGGGCACCATGCCCACCTCCATCCGGGGTGCCGGCGATCTCGTGATCTCGCCTACCCAATCCATCGTCACCGGCAACCTCACCCTGAGCGAGGAGTTCACCGGCATCGTGCGGGTAGAAAAGGGCCGCGTGGACGCCCGTCTGGGCGAGGCTTCCTTCGGCGGAGCGTCAAAGGTGCAGGTCCTCTCCGGAGCGCAGCTTCTGGCCTTCACCAGCACCGATCCCTACAACCAGCCGGTGGAAATCGCCGGCACGGGATCGGGTGAACCAGGCTTCCCCGGCGCGCTCCGTCTCGCTGGCAATGCCACGGCCACCTGGTCAGGCAGCGTGACGCTGACGGCCCCGGCGACCATCATGGCGCAGTTCAACTCGAACTTCACCATCAGCGGTCCGATCACCGGTGACCACCAGGCCGAGTTCAATGCGAACACCGGCACGGTAATCGTCAACCCGACCACCCCGGGCCAGAACACCTACGCCTCCACGAAGGTGACCGGTGCCTCGACGTCATATGTCACCGCGGGCAAGGCGCAGGCCTTCAGCACCGGCCCGCTCGTCGTTGACAGCGCGATCCTGAAGCTCGACGGCTACAACCAGAGCTTCGCCAGCCTGGCAGGCGCGGGCGGTGCCATCGGCAACTACCACGCCAGCACCCCGGCCACCATCACCGTGGGCTCCGGCAATGCCAGCACCAGCTACGCCGGCGTGATCCGGGACGGCGCCGCCGCCCCGCTCGCCCTCGTGAAGGTCGGCACCGGCACCCAGACGCTGACCGCGGCAACGGCCTACACCGGCAACACGACCGTCAGCGAAGGCAAGCTCGTCCTCGCCGCCTCCGCACTCGCCGATACCTCCACCGTCACCATCGCCACCGGCGCGGTGCTGGAGCTCACGGCAGACGTGGATGACGTCGTCGGCGCCCTCGTCCTCGGCGGCACCAATGTCGGCCCGGGCACCTACGATACCACCCACCCGACCTACGGCGCCTACTTCTCCGGCCCCGGCAGCCTCGTCATCGAGGGCGTCGCTGGCTTCGATGCATGGGCAGCGTCCATGGGCCTCGACGGCACCCCGGGCAAGGAAAACGGCCCGAACGATGACCCGGACCACGACGGCATCGCGAACGTCATCGAGTTCTTCCTTGATGGCAACCCGCTCGCCGGCGACCGCTCCATCCTGCCCGCCTCCACCCTGGATGCGAACTACCTCACGCTCACCTTCCGTCGTCGTGACGACGCCAGCACGAGCGTGGCCAGCCAGGCCATCCAGTACGGCAGCACGCTGAACGGCTGGACCGATGTGGTCCTCGGCACCACCGGTGGCACGGATGCGAATGGCGTCATCGTCACGATCGCCGACAACGGCACCGCTGCGGATGACATCACCGTCCAGATCCCGCGCGCGCTTGCCGTGGGCAACAAGCTCTTCGGTCGCCTCTCGGTGACGAAGTAA
- a CDS encoding sigma-70 family RNA polymerase sigma factor, with translation MDQRQDARDLEEFVTSMTNCQADLFVFIRMLCGDAHLAEDIRQAVNITLWRKRDDFTPGTNFRNWAYRVADFEVKSHLRKLRRRQHLPLDDGLLERFATELPAAVDELPERRVALARCMERLSAKDLELIRHRYWSEGSLEVHAKSTNRSVGTLKARLFQLRTALRQCVRQRLLEAHE, from the coding sequence GTGGATCAACGTCAAGATGCCCGGGACCTGGAGGAATTCGTCACTTCGATGACGAATTGCCAGGCCGACTTGTTCGTTTTCATCAGGATGCTGTGTGGGGATGCCCACCTCGCGGAGGACATCCGGCAGGCCGTGAATATCACCCTGTGGCGAAAGCGGGATGACTTCACTCCGGGGACGAATTTCCGGAACTGGGCCTACCGCGTGGCGGACTTCGAGGTGAAGTCCCACCTCCGCAAGCTGAGACGCCGGCAGCACCTGCCGCTCGATGACGGCCTGCTGGAGCGCTTCGCGACCGAGCTACCCGCCGCCGTGGACGAGCTGCCCGAGCGCCGGGTGGCCCTCGCCCGCTGCATGGAGCGCCTGAGCGCGAAGGACCTGGAGCTCATCCGGCACCGCTACTGGTCCGAGGGCTCGCTGGAGGTCCACGCGAAATCCACCAACCGCAGCGTCGGCACATTGAAGGCCAGGCTGTTCCAACTCCGCACCGCACTCCGGCAGTGCGTGCGTCAACGACTTCTGGAAGCACACGAATGA
- a CDS encoding response regulator transcription factor yields MKKTILIIEDEPEMRRNLATILRMEQYHPVVAENGRVGVEAALREKPDLILCDVMMPELDGYGVLRELRADSATRATPFIFLTAKGEKPDIRSGMNLGADDYLTKPVAKADLLDAISSRLTRAGQTAVATFDPDFSSSAPLETAYDLTPRVAETLLWLAQGKTNGDIATILGISESTVKKHVLEIFTALNVETRTAACLLAVEALSSKE; encoded by the coding sequence ATGAAAAAGACGATCCTCATCATCGAAGACGAGCCCGAGATGCGCCGCAATCTCGCGACCATCCTGCGGATGGAGCAGTACCACCCGGTCGTCGCGGAAAACGGCCGCGTCGGCGTGGAGGCCGCGCTGCGGGAAAAGCCGGACCTCATCCTCTGCGACGTGATGATGCCGGAGCTGGATGGCTACGGCGTGCTGCGCGAGCTGCGTGCCGACTCCGCCACGCGGGCCACCCCCTTCATCTTCCTGACGGCGAAGGGCGAGAAGCCGGACATCCGCTCCGGCATGAATCTCGGGGCAGACGATTACCTCACGAAGCCCGTCGCCAAGGCCGACCTGCTGGACGCCATCTCCTCCCGCCTCACACGCGCCGGGCAGACGGCGGTCGCCACCTTCGACCCCGACTTCAGCTCCTCCGCGCCGCTTGAAACGGCCTACGACCTCACCCCGCGCGTCGCGGAGACCCTGCTATGGCTCGCGCAGGGAAAGACGAATGGCGACATCGCCACCATCCTCGGCATCAGCGAGAGCACGGTGAAAAAGCACGTCCTGGAGATCTTCACCGCGCTGAATGTGGAGACCCGCACCGCCGCCTGCCTGCTGGCCGTGGAGGCGCTGAGCAGCAAGGAATAG